In Pedobacter sp. W3I1, one DNA window encodes the following:
- a CDS encoding glycoside hydrolase family 65 protein: MKNYIKADEWNIIEEGFDPHLNKISESIFSLGNGRMGQRANFEETYTGETLPGNYIAGVYYPDKTRVGWWKNGYPEYFAKVLNAANWVGIEVKLDDEILDLATAEVSDFKRTLNMHAGYLERTFIAKLKSGKTLKVKSTRFCSIADDEVGAIRYSITPLNFDGRLTLMPFIDGDVKNQDSNYDEKFWDKIADEISGTEAYIKLRTKKTEFEVCTGSNIELYKNGEKLDLNPEAVRKEKFVGQTFSLDVKANEEITLIKIAANLSSENYPKESLLKETKSVIAKASAKSFDTLLKEQSEAWASKWEESDIIIEGDVSAQQAIRFNIFQLFQTYTGKDDRLNIGPKGFTGEKYGGSTYWDTEAYCVPFYLATAPQEVSKNLLVYRHKQLGKAIENAAKLGFKDGAALYPMVTMNGEECHNEWEITFEEIHRNGAIAFAIFNYIRYTGDESYLSDFGLEVLIGIARFWKQRVNWSNDKQQYVMLGVTGPNEYENNVNNNWYTNILATWCMKYATEAAEIVKVQQPEKYNRLLKSLNFDQKEFTDWADIIEKMYYPQDEKLGIFLQQDGYLDKEQTLVKDLPASERPINQKWSWDRILRSCFIKQADVLQGLYFFEEDYDLDTLKRNFDFYEPRTVHESSLSPCVHSILAAKLNDEARAYEFYLRTARLDLDDYNNDTEDGLHITSMAGTWMSVVEGFAGMRVREGKLQFNPFLPGKWKSFSFTIGFRGATLKINITESVISIKNNAAVDLEISIRNQVYKLAGNTEIEVNNAALV; this comes from the coding sequence ATGAAAAATTACATTAAAGCAGATGAGTGGAATATTATCGAAGAAGGCTTTGATCCTCATTTGAATAAAATTTCCGAAAGTATTTTCAGCCTGGGTAATGGCCGTATGGGCCAGCGTGCCAATTTTGAAGAAACTTATACCGGAGAAACCTTACCTGGAAATTATATTGCAGGCGTTTATTATCCAGATAAAACCCGTGTGGGCTGGTGGAAAAACGGGTATCCGGAATATTTCGCGAAAGTATTAAATGCGGCAAACTGGGTAGGTATTGAAGTAAAACTAGACGATGAAATCCTTGATCTGGCAACAGCTGAGGTAAGTGATTTCAAACGTACATTGAATATGCATGCCGGATACCTGGAACGTACCTTCATCGCAAAATTAAAAAGCGGTAAAACCTTAAAAGTTAAATCAACTCGCTTTTGCAGCATCGCCGATGATGAGGTTGGTGCCATCCGTTATAGCATTACCCCATTAAATTTCGATGGCAGATTAACATTAATGCCTTTTATTGATGGTGATGTTAAAAATCAGGACAGTAACTACGACGAAAAATTCTGGGATAAAATTGCAGATGAAATTTCGGGAACAGAAGCCTATATCAAACTAAGAACAAAGAAAACAGAATTTGAAGTTTGTACTGGGAGTAATATCGAATTGTATAAAAATGGGGAGAAATTAGATCTTAATCCGGAAGCAGTTCGCAAGGAGAAATTTGTTGGGCAAACTTTTTCTCTTGATGTTAAAGCAAACGAAGAGATCACCCTGATTAAAATTGCAGCGAATTTATCTTCAGAAAATTACCCAAAAGAATCACTTTTAAAAGAAACAAAATCGGTAATTGCCAAGGCGTCTGCCAAGAGTTTCGATACTTTATTAAAAGAACAGAGCGAAGCCTGGGCAAGCAAGTGGGAAGAAAGCGACATTATTATCGAAGGTGATGTTTCAGCTCAACAGGCTATTCGTTTTAATATTTTTCAGCTTTTTCAAACCTATACCGGTAAAGATGACCGATTGAACATTGGTCCGAAGGGTTTTACCGGAGAAAAATACGGCGGCTCTACCTATTGGGATACCGAAGCTTATTGCGTGCCGTTTTACCTGGCGACTGCTCCTCAGGAAGTGAGCAAAAACCTGTTGGTTTATCGCCATAAACAATTGGGTAAAGCGATTGAAAACGCAGCAAAATTAGGTTTTAAAGATGGCGCAGCGTTGTATCCAATGGTAACGATGAATGGGGAAGAATGTCATAATGAGTGGGAAATTACCTTCGAAGAAATCCATCGTAATGGTGCCATCGCTTTTGCCATTTTCAATTACATCCGTTATACTGGCGATGAAAGTTACCTTTCTGATTTTGGGTTAGAAGTGTTGATCGGTATTGCCCGTTTCTGGAAACAACGCGTTAACTGGAGCAACGATAAACAGCAATATGTAATGCTTGGTGTAACTGGTCCAAATGAATACGAAAACAATGTAAACAACAACTGGTACACCAATATTTTGGCTACATGGTGCATGAAATATGCAACCGAAGCTGCCGAAATCGTGAAAGTACAGCAGCCTGAAAAATACAATAGGCTGTTAAAAAGCCTAAATTTCGATCAAAAGGAATTTACCGACTGGGCCGATATCATCGAGAAAATGTATTATCCACAAGATGAAAAACTTGGTATTTTCTTACAACAGGATGGATATTTAGATAAAGAACAAACTTTGGTGAAAGACCTTCCTGCCAGCGAACGTCCAATTAATCAAAAATGGAGCTGGGACAGGATTTTACGCTCGTGTTTCATTAAACAGGCAGATGTTTTACAGGGATTATATTTCTTTGAAGAAGATTACGATCTGGATACATTGAAACGCAACTTTGATTTTTATGAGCCACGTACGGTACACGAAAGTTCATTGTCGCCATGTGTACACAGTATTTTAGCGGCAAAATTAAACGACGAAGCACGCGCATACGAATTCTACTTGCGTACCGCCCGTTTAGATCTCGATGATTATAACAATGATACCGAAGATGGTTTGCACATCACTTCGATGGCAGGAACCTGGATGAGTGTGGTAGAAGGTTTTGCAGGCATGCGTGTACGCGAGGGTAAATTGCAGTTTAATCCTTTCTTGCCGGGTAAATGGAAATCTTTTTCGTTTACCATCGGCTTCAGAGGAGCTACCTTAAAGATCAATATTACCGAAAGTGTTATCAGTATCAAAAACAATGCAGCTGTTGATTTAGAAATCAGTATCAGAAACCAGGTTTATAAATTGGCCGGAAATACCGAAATTGAAGTGAATAACGCAGCATTGGTATGA
- a CDS encoding RagB/SusD family nutrient uptake outer membrane protein, with translation MKNSFKIILASAVLVLSLNACKKEALNLTPTNDVTADIAYATPAGYKQQLVRLYANYGLTSPSGSDNSDVGGLNAGFADFLRLFWTSQELVTDEAVCNWGDTGIPELDNATWSTDNQFLRGLYSRSISQITLVNDYLRQSTADKLASRNITGADATSVARYRAEARFLRAYQYWVLLDAFGNPPFVTEADEIGKVNPKQIQRAALFTYVESELKAIESDLAEPRANDYGRADKGADWALLARLYLNAQVYTGTAKYTEAITYSSKVIAASYNLNPSYANLFKADNNIGNTENILTINYDGVNGTNYGGTTFLINAAVYTSADAAGMVAGEYGVPNGGWAGNRTRQNLPALFPNTTGSIDKRGVFVGPKATIDAISDPNDGLKVTKFKNVTSGGTTPASLNGTFSSLDFALFRLAEQYLIYGEAVARGGSGGNVTDALTYVNRLRQRAYGNTNGNVTAAALTTDFYLDERGRELYWEGHRRTDLVRYGKFTGGTYLWPFKGGVKAGTSIPAYRNIYPIPAADLIANPNLVQNTGY, from the coding sequence ATGAAAAACTCATTTAAAATAATATTGGCATCGGCGGTTTTAGTGCTATCATTAAACGCATGCAAAAAAGAAGCATTAAATCTAACACCAACCAATGATGTAACAGCAGATATTGCGTATGCTACGCCTGCAGGTTACAAACAACAATTGGTGAGGTTATATGCAAATTATGGATTAACAAGTCCATCGGGTTCAGATAATAGCGATGTTGGGGGCTTAAACGCTGGTTTCGCAGATTTTTTAAGGTTATTTTGGACCTCACAAGAATTGGTAACAGATGAAGCGGTATGTAATTGGGGCGATACAGGGATTCCTGAATTAGACAATGCTACCTGGTCTACCGATAACCAGTTTTTAAGAGGTTTATACTCACGCAGTATCTCGCAGATTACCCTGGTTAACGATTATTTACGTCAAAGCACTGCCGATAAATTGGCTTCCCGTAATATTACCGGAGCTGATGCAACTAGTGTTGCGCGTTACCGTGCAGAAGCACGTTTCTTACGCGCCTATCAGTATTGGGTGTTGTTAGATGCATTTGGAAATCCGCCGTTTGTAACGGAGGCTGATGAAATTGGAAAGGTTAATCCTAAACAGATTCAGCGTGCAGCATTGTTTACTTATGTAGAATCAGAATTAAAAGCTATAGAAAGCGACCTTGCTGAGCCTCGTGCTAACGATTATGGTCGTGCAGATAAAGGAGCAGACTGGGCATTATTAGCCAGGTTATATTTAAACGCTCAGGTTTATACAGGTACCGCAAAATACACAGAAGCAATTACCTATTCAAGCAAAGTTATTGCAGCCAGTTATAATTTAAATCCGAGTTACGCTAATCTGTTTAAAGCCGATAACAATATTGGAAACACCGAAAATATATTAACCATTAATTATGATGGTGTTAACGGAACCAATTATGGAGGTACCACTTTCCTAATCAATGCAGCAGTATACACATCAGCTGATGCTGCGGGTATGGTGGCAGGTGAGTATGGTGTGCCAAATGGTGGTTGGGCAGGTAACCGTACTCGTCAGAATTTGCCAGCCTTATTTCCAAATACCACAGGATCTATTGATAAACGCGGTGTTTTTGTTGGTCCGAAAGCAACAATAGATGCTATTTCAGATCCTAATGATGGTTTAAAGGTGACCAAGTTTAAAAATGTAACGTCAGGTGGTACAACTCCTGCATCATTAAATGGAACATTCAGCTCTTTAGATTTTGCCCTTTTCCGCTTGGCAGAGCAATATCTTATTTACGGGGAAGCCGTTGCCAGAGGTGGTTCAGGCGGTAATGTAACAGATGCTCTAACTTACGTAAATAGGTTGCGCCAAAGAGCTTATGGCAATACAAACGGTAATGTTACCGCAGCTGCTTTAACAACAGATTTTTATTTAGACGAAAGAGGTCGCGAGTTGTATTGGGAAGGTCACCGCCGTACCGATTTAGTACGTTATGGTAAATTTACAGGTGGTACTTACCTATGGCCGTTTAAAGGTGGGGTTAAAGCCGGAACATCTATTCCAGCTTACCGTAACATTTACCCGATTCCAGCGGCAGATTTAATTGCCAATCCGAATTTGGTTCAAAACACAGGTTATTAA
- a CDS encoding glycoside hydrolase family 13 protein, protein MKKVILVLVVFLVCNNAFAQKLERVEPMFWYVGMHNPKLQLLVHGDNIANATVALTYPGVKLIKVNKVENPNYLFLDLTIAATVKSGSFPINFSVKGKKIFSYTYELKNRDKSAGRIQGVTNKDFIYLLMPDRFSNGDKSNDVVQGLTETALNRDSMYYRHGGDIQGVINHLDYLKDLGVTTVWMTPEVENDMPQASYHGYAVTDHYKIDPRYGTNALYKKYVEIAHTKGLKVIKDIVHNHIGTQHWFYKDLPMKSWLNQWPKYTQTSYRDQTVMDVHASAADRKQMLDGWFVPSMPDLNQTNPYVQNYLTQNHIWWIEYAGIDGLRLDTYGYNDPVYMADWALKVQAEFPHLSVFGETLVTAVANQAFFTGGNTVNRGFDTHLQGITDATLKDAIYEGINGKNGWVDGINRLYATLAHDFLYKNPNTNCIFLDNHDMSRFYSMVGEDFDKYKMGMSILLTMRGIPEMYYGTEILMKNFSNPDGLIRSDFPGGWEGDKKDKFMADGRTNKENEAFSFVKTLANFRKNNAALQTGKLMQFVAQNDIYVYFRYNAEPKGTVMVIVNNTEKEKTLNTDRFAERTKGITTAKNVITGENINFQNIKIPAKTTLVLELG, encoded by the coding sequence ATGAAAAAAGTAATATTGGTGTTGGTTGTTTTTCTGGTCTGTAATAATGCATTCGCCCAAAAGCTGGAGCGTGTAGAGCCAATGTTCTGGTACGTGGGGATGCATAACCCTAAATTGCAATTATTGGTACATGGTGATAACATTGCCAATGCCACAGTTGCCTTAACCTATCCAGGGGTGAAACTCATTAAGGTTAACAAAGTAGAAAATCCCAATTATCTATTCCTAGATTTAACAATTGCCGCTACCGTAAAATCCGGGAGTTTCCCGATTAATTTTTCTGTAAAGGGCAAAAAGATATTCAGTTATACTTACGAATTAAAAAACCGCGATAAAAGTGCAGGCAGGATTCAGGGCGTAACCAACAAAGATTTTATTTACCTGCTCATGCCCGATCGTTTTTCGAACGGCGATAAAAGCAACGATGTGGTTCAGGGTTTAACCGAAACCGCATTAAACCGCGATAGCATGTATTACCGCCATGGCGGTGATATACAAGGCGTGATTAACCACCTCGATTACCTGAAGGATTTAGGGGTAACAACAGTTTGGATGACTCCAGAGGTAGAAAATGATATGCCACAAGCTTCATATCACGGCTACGCGGTAACCGATCATTATAAAATAGATCCCCGTTATGGTACGAATGCACTTTACAAAAAGTATGTAGAAATTGCCCATACCAAAGGATTAAAGGTGATTAAAGATATTGTACACAACCACATTGGCACCCAGCATTGGTTTTATAAAGATCTACCAATGAAAAGCTGGTTAAACCAATGGCCAAAATACACACAAACGAGTTACCGCGATCAGACTGTGATGGATGTGCATGCATCTGCGGCAGATCGTAAACAGATGTTAGATGGTTGGTTTGTGCCTTCAATGCCCGATTTAAACCAAACCAATCCTTATGTGCAGAATTACCTCACCCAAAACCACATTTGGTGGATCGAGTATGCTGGTATTGATGGTTTACGTTTGGATACTTACGGTTATAACGATCCGGTTTATATGGCCGATTGGGCTTTAAAAGTTCAGGCGGAATTTCCGCATCTATCCGTTTTTGGCGAAACATTGGTAACTGCGGTAGCTAATCAGGCCTTTTTTACAGGTGGAAATACCGTTAACCGTGGTTTCGATACTCATTTGCAGGGCATTACCGATGCCACTTTAAAAGATGCGATTTACGAAGGAATCAACGGCAAAAATGGTTGGGTAGACGGAATTAACCGTTTGTATGCAACATTGGCTCACGATTTTCTTTATAAAAATCCAAATACCAATTGCATCTTTTTAGATAATCACGATATGAGCCGCTTTTATTCGATGGTTGGCGAAGATTTTGATAAATACAAAATGGGAATGAGTATCTTGTTAACCATGCGCGGCATTCCCGAAATGTACTACGGAACAGAAATTTTAATGAAAAACTTTTCCAATCCTGATGGCTTGATCCGTTCTGATTTTCCTGGTGGTTGGGAAGGCGACAAAAAAGACAAATTTATGGCTGACGGCCGTACGAATAAAGAAAATGAAGCCTTCAGCTTTGTGAAAACCTTAGCCAATTTCCGCAAAAACAACGCAGCATTACAAACCGGTAAACTGATGCAGTTTGTGGCTCAAAATGATATTTATGTTTATTTCCGCTACAATGCAGAACCAAAAGGGACAGTAATGGTTATTGTAAACAATACCGAAAAAGAAAAAACCTTAAATACCGATCGTTTTGCCGAAAGAACAAAAGGGATTACAACCGCTAAAAACGTAATTACCGGTGAAAATATCAATTTTCAGAATATTAAAATACCAGCTAAGACTACTTTAGTGCTCGAATTAGGGTAG
- a CDS encoding MFS transporter, protein MSLKTVFENPKLTLVQIINMSVGFFGIQFGWDLQRANMGRIYENLGANPDQVPLLFLAAPLTGLLVQPVIGYLSDRTWHPKWGRRRPYFMIGAIVSSIALIFMPHSSVLWMAAGLLWILDVFGNIAMEPFRAFVTDKLPDSQVNRGFIMQSMMIGLGGSVASALPWIMNNVFHLTNTAEQGNIPENVKFSFYIGAFFFFAAVLWTVFTTKEYPPQDVDFKEKVKESNKGFGGGAREIFHALRNMPKRMQIVSLVQFFTWPGLFLMWFYYTTAVAVNVFGGKDAADPVYAHGADFGSLTLAYYSVITFLFALVLPKIADALGRKTTHALCLICGAIGLISVAWVHDKNMLYLCMTGVGIAWASILSMPYAMLSGSLPKDKIGIYMGIFNFFIVLPEIIASLGFGWLMRNVLNNDRLLAVQLGGGLMVLAAVICYLFIREPKKTDEVLASKLGVEENRSV, encoded by the coding sequence ATGAGCTTAAAAACAGTATTCGAGAACCCGAAATTAACACTTGTACAGATCATCAACATGAGCGTTGGTTTTTTTGGTATCCAGTTCGGTTGGGATTTACAGCGTGCAAACATGGGCCGTATTTACGAAAACCTGGGTGCCAATCCCGATCAGGTTCCATTATTGTTTTTGGCCGCGCCTTTAACCGGTTTATTGGTACAGCCGGTTATTGGGTATTTGAGCGACCGGACCTGGCACCCAAAATGGGGCAGAAGAAGACCTTATTTTATGATTGGGGCCATTGTGAGTAGCATTGCCTTAATCTTTATGCCGCATAGCAGTGTGTTATGGATGGCAGCTGGTTTACTTTGGATTCTGGATGTTTTTGGAAACATTGCTATGGAACCTTTTCGTGCTTTTGTGACGGATAAATTACCCGATAGTCAGGTTAACCGTGGTTTTATTATGCAGAGTATGATGATCGGTTTGGGTGGGAGTGTAGCCTCGGCCTTACCGTGGATTATGAATAATGTATTTCACTTAACCAATACTGCAGAACAGGGGAATATTCCAGAAAACGTAAAGTTCTCTTTTTATATCGGCGCATTTTTCTTCTTCGCGGCTGTATTGTGGACGGTTTTTACGACTAAAGAATATCCTCCACAGGATGTAGATTTTAAAGAAAAAGTAAAAGAAAGCAATAAAGGTTTTGGTGGCGGTGCGAGGGAAATTTTTCATGCCTTAAGGAATATGCCGAAAAGAATGCAAATTGTTTCTTTGGTTCAGTTTTTTACCTGGCCAGGTTTGTTTTTAATGTGGTTTTATTATACCACAGCCGTTGCTGTTAATGTTTTTGGTGGTAAAGATGCTGCTGATCCTGTTTATGCGCATGGCGCAGATTTTGGAAGTTTAACACTCGCGTACTATAGTGTTATTACTTTTCTTTTCGCACTGGTGCTGCCAAAAATTGCCGATGCGCTGGGCCGTAAAACTACACATGCCCTTTGTTTAATCTGTGGAGCCATTGGCTTGATCAGTGTGGCATGGGTGCATGATAAAAACATGTTGTATTTATGCATGACGGGTGTAGGAATTGCCTGGGCCAGCATCCTTTCTATGCCATACGCCATGTTGAGTGGATCTTTACCCAAAGATAAAATCGGGATTTACATGGGCATTTTCAACTTTTTTATTGTACTGCCTGAAATTATTGCTTCGCTCGGCTTCGGATGGCTCATGCGGAATGTATTAAATAACGATAGGCTTTTAGCCGTTCAATTGGGTGGTGGCTTAATGGTTTTAGCCGCTGTAATCTGTTATTTATTTATTCGCGAACCTAAGAAAACAGACGAAGTCTTAGCTTCTAAACTTGGAGTAGAAGAAAATAGATCGGTTTAA
- a CDS encoding alpha-amylase family glycosyl hydrolase: MNDKQIVIYQLLPRLFGNKNTTNTPYGTIEQNGSGKFNDITDKALDGIKELHVNYIWYTGALAHASLTDYSAYGIKPDDADVVKGRAGSPYAIRDYYDVDPDLAVDVNNRMKEFESLVKRTHAKNLKVLIDFVPNHVARSYHSYAKPKKVIDFGAQDDITKAFSAKNDFYYTPGQPFAVPTSGATQTPISVLQDGKFNENPAKATGNNVFSPQPKYDDWYETIKLNYGVDYQNGEKQYFDPIPPVWLKMRDILTYWTNKGVDGFRCDMAEMVPIAFWNWVIPQVKKVNPELIFLGEAYNPKVYKQYLDEGRFDYLYDKVGLYDGLKKLIRNEPTADVAAIKHVWQVESAGFGKHMLRFLENHDEERIASAGFAGKAELALPAMVVSATLGAGPVMLYFGQEVGEPGKGQEGFGGDDNRTTIFDYWGVPNHQRWMNDGAFDGKKLTENEQKLRAYYQQLLKVTSTSDAVMNGEIYEVPVTGNMNNRIYAFIRYSGKQRLLVVVNFDRTQTLTANIEIPDQILKVKHSSPVTELLTDRKLNIPAGTSIPVTLTPVSAQVIEF, from the coding sequence ATGAACGATAAGCAGATCGTTATTTACCAGTTATTGCCCCGCTTATTCGGGAATAAAAATACGACTAATACGCCTTATGGAACCATTGAACAAAATGGTTCTGGTAAGTTTAACGATATTACCGATAAAGCTTTAGATGGAATAAAAGAACTCCATGTAAACTACATTTGGTATACCGGCGCACTTGCCCATGCGAGTTTAACCGATTATTCTGCGTACGGAATTAAACCTGATGATGCAGATGTGGTAAAAGGTAGAGCGGGCTCGCCTTATGCCATCCGCGATTATTACGATGTAGATCCCGATCTGGCTGTTGATGTTAATAACAGAATGAAGGAGTTTGAATCACTGGTGAAAAGAACGCATGCCAAAAACTTAAAAGTGCTCATCGATTTTGTTCCCAATCACGTAGCCAGAAGTTACCATTCTTATGCAAAACCAAAAAAAGTAATCGATTTTGGAGCCCAGGATGATATAACGAAAGCTTTTAGTGCGAAGAACGATTTTTACTATACCCCGGGCCAGCCCTTTGCAGTGCCAACAAGTGGCGCAACACAAACACCGATTTCGGTTTTGCAGGATGGTAAGTTTAATGAGAACCCGGCAAAAGCTACTGGTAACAATGTATTTTCGCCACAGCCTAAATACGATGATTGGTACGAAACCATTAAATTAAATTACGGCGTAGATTATCAGAACGGCGAAAAACAATATTTTGATCCCATTCCACCTGTTTGGCTAAAAATGCGGGATATTTTAACCTATTGGACCAATAAAGGGGTGGATGGTTTTAGATGTGATATGGCCGAAATGGTACCTATTGCATTCTGGAACTGGGTAATTCCGCAAGTGAAAAAAGTTAATCCTGAATTAATTTTTCTGGGCGAAGCCTATAATCCAAAAGTTTACAAACAATATTTAGATGAAGGCAGATTCGATTACCTCTATGATAAAGTGGGTTTATACGACGGACTTAAAAAACTAATCAGAAATGAACCCACGGCAGATGTAGCTGCGATTAAACACGTATGGCAGGTAGAGAGTGCCGGTTTTGGCAAACACATGTTGCGCTTTTTAGAAAACCACGATGAAGAACGCATTGCATCTGCCGGATTTGCAGGCAAAGCCGAGCTAGCTTTACCTGCAATGGTTGTTTCGGCAACATTGGGCGCTGGGCCGGTGATGCTTTATTTCGGACAGGAAGTTGGCGAACCCGGAAAAGGACAGGAGGGTTTTGGCGGAGATGATAACCGGACCACTATCTTCGATTATTGGGGTGTTCCAAACCACCAGAGATGGATGAATGATGGCGCTTTTGATGGCAAAAAATTAACTGAAAACGAACAGAAATTACGTGCATATTATCAACAGTTATTAAAAGTTACTTCAACGAGCGATGCGGTAATGAATGGTGAAATTTATGAGGTGCCGGTTACAGGTAATATGAATAATCGTATATATGCTTTTATCCGTTATTCAGGCAAACAACGTTTATTGGTAGTGGTCAATTTTGATCGGACACAAACCTTAACCGCCAATATCGAAATTCCTGATCAGATTTTAAAAGTTAAACATTCATCTCCGGTTACAGAGCTGTTAACAGACAGAAAATTAAATATCCCGGCAGGAACAAGTATACCCGTAACCCTTACACCCGTTAGCGCACAGGTGATAGAATTTTAA
- a CDS encoding SusE domain-containing protein translates to MKSIFSKILIFGLITTTIWSCKKDEVQTVTNVSPAGTLTASATALNLIQANQTRPALTLSFPAPTVTGYIVPVSNTLQFDLKGKNFSTAREVVVSNASYTPTVSEFNTMLLALGGVIGTSTQVEVRLKSGPAVNAMTYSNVITLTATPYLASAWIYAPGAYQVSPDWNPPTADSLVSLTSNGIYKGVINYPTGKLEFKITPEKKWDVNYGDGGSGTLNSTGGNLNAGTAGLKQVTVDMNAKTWSIKPVLQLWSIIGDATPGGWGTDTDMKYINDGKESWRITLDLKAGPLKFRMNHDWAVNLGGGTNLTLGGADINVATAGNYTITLSVNNPDPTLAATSVIGGTYTIVKN, encoded by the coding sequence ATGAAATCGATTTTTTCTAAAATATTGATCTTTGGTTTGATAACCACTACAATTTGGTCTTGCAAAAAAGACGAAGTTCAAACTGTCACAAATGTAAGTCCGGCAGGTACTTTAACAGCATCGGCCACAGCTTTGAACCTAATACAGGCTAATCAAACAAGGCCTGCGCTAACATTGTCATTCCCAGCACCAACTGTAACCGGATACATTGTTCCGGTAAGCAATACGCTGCAATTTGACCTTAAAGGGAAGAATTTCAGTACAGCAAGAGAAGTAGTGGTTTCCAATGCCTCTTACACCCCAACGGTGAGTGAGTTTAATACCATGCTATTGGCCCTGGGTGGAGTAATTGGCACTTCGACACAAGTGGAAGTGAGATTAAAATCTGGCCCGGCAGTTAATGCCATGACGTATTCTAACGTGATTACCTTAACGGCAACACCATATTTAGCATCAGCATGGATTTATGCCCCCGGAGCTTACCAAGTTTCTCCAGATTGGAATCCACCAACAGCTGATAGTCTTGTATCTTTAACCAGTAATGGAATTTACAAAGGGGTGATCAACTATCCTACAGGCAAACTGGAATTTAAAATTACTCCTGAGAAAAAATGGGATGTGAATTACGGTGATGGTGGTAGTGGTACTTTAAATTCTACTGGCGGCAACCTTAATGCTGGTACAGCCGGATTAAAACAGGTGACTGTTGATATGAATGCCAAAACCTGGTCAATAAAACCTGTACTTCAACTTTGGTCAATTATTGGTGACGCTACGCCAGGTGGTTGGGGGACTGACACTGACATGAAATATATTAATGATGGAAAAGAATCCTGGAGGATTACTTTAGACCTCAAAGCTGGTCCGCTTAAATTCAGAATGAATCACGATTGGGCTGTTAACCTGGGAGGGGGAACTAACCTTACACTTGGAGGCGCTGATATTAACGTGGCAACTGCAGGAAACTATACCATCACCTTATCTGTGAATAACCCCGACCCAACCCTTGCTGCCACATCGGTTATCGGTGGTACCTATACAATAGTCAAGAATTAA
- the pgmB gene encoding beta-phosphoglucomutase: MQNNSHIEPSTFNLTPSTSIKACLFDLDGVLVDTAVYHYKAWKRLANTMGFDFTEEQNEQLKGVSRVESLNKILTWGGVDKTDAEKEELATLKNSWYVDMITKMTPAEVLPGTVDFLTAIHKAGYKLALGSASKNSGIILEKTNLAHFFDEIVDGNMVTKSKPDPEVFLKGAELLGFKPDECVVFEDAVAGVEAAKRGGMKAIGIGEKSVLSQADVVVSGLDKLTVKDLEEL, encoded by the coding sequence ATGCAAAATAATAGTCATATAGAACCTTCTACCTTCAACCTTACGCCTTCTACCTCAATAAAGGCTTGTCTTTTCGACTTAGACGGTGTTCTAGTTGATACCGCAGTTTACCATTATAAAGCCTGGAAGCGTTTGGCCAACACCATGGGTTTCGATTTTACAGAAGAGCAGAACGAACAGCTGAAAGGCGTTAGCAGGGTAGAAAGTTTAAATAAAATTTTAACCTGGGGTGGCGTCGACAAAACTGATGCTGAAAAAGAAGAATTGGCTACTTTGAAAAATAGTTGGTATGTAGATATGATTACCAAAATGACACCTGCCGAAGTTTTACCCGGAACGGTTGATTTCTTAACCGCGATTCACAAAGCCGGCTACAAATTGGCTTTAGGCTCGGCAAGTAAAAACTCGGGTATCATTTTAGAAAAAACAAATTTGGCCCATTTTTTCGATGAAATTGTAGATGGAAACATGGTAACCAAATCAAAGCCCGATCCGGAGGTATTTTTAAAAGGGGCCGAACTTTTAGGTTTTAAACCTGATGAATGTGTAGTTTTTGAAGATGCTGTTGCTGGTGTAGAAGCTGCAAAAAGAGGCGGAATGAAAGCCATCGGTATAGGCGAAAAAAGTGTGCTTAGCCAGGCAGATGTGGTAGTAAGCGGATTAGACAAATTAACAGTTAAAGACTTAGAAGAGTTGTAA